A genomic segment from Sphingopyxis sp. DBS4 encodes:
- a CDS encoding acyl-CoA mutase large subunit family protein: protein MTSADTKPEDSPYALWQQTVSARYKDRSFVARNRSGVEVDPVYGGLDRHGKDAEMPGQYPYTRGIYPIHYQFQPWMDLQIIGFGLPSQTRERMDLLLEQGGSKGYFDREAYNFIFDMPTSMGYDPDHPGVRGSIGDCGISVCKARDYEVLLAGKDLAKTTVSMVLNAGSPAMLGLYLAAAKRRGFAFDKLGGNLTNYIWDFFGHSGGTNFSPRGSYRLIADIASYCAEHVPLWNPLTISEHNICEAGATNVQAVAYSIAAIIAVNEECVKLGIDPDAVVPRFGFHVRYGENFFEEVAKTRALRRVYAKVNRERFGCKKNASLQARIHAQTAGSLLTAQQPLNNLVRNAYGALAAVLSGANGMTINAYDEALGLPTEEAVTLSLRTSQIIAEETGAVHVSDPFGGSYYVESLTDEIERRVFEIIADIDDRGGLIACIESGWIKQQVSAAAYQWRQEIESGARTMVGVNKYTTDEPEQFAVFQPDPEAARLAIADVERHRLERDAARCAAALDSLRRAAVEVNEGRAIGSVMANLVAAAEADATLGEMQAILHQVFGRNK, encoded by the coding sequence ATGACTAGCGCCGACACAAAGCCAGAAGACAGCCCCTATGCCCTTTGGCAACAGACGGTGTCGGCGCGTTACAAGGATCGCTCCTTCGTCGCGCGCAACCGGTCAGGCGTCGAGGTCGATCCCGTTTATGGTGGCCTAGACAGGCACGGCAAAGACGCCGAGATGCCCGGGCAATATCCCTATACGCGCGGCATCTACCCGATTCATTATCAGTTCCAACCCTGGATGGACCTCCAGATCATTGGCTTCGGCCTGCCCTCACAGACCCGCGAGCGGATGGATCTGCTGCTCGAGCAGGGCGGGTCGAAAGGCTATTTTGATCGCGAGGCCTATAATTTCATTTTCGATATGCCGACGTCGATGGGCTATGACCCCGACCACCCCGGGGTTCGCGGCAGCATCGGCGACTGCGGCATTTCGGTCTGCAAGGCGCGCGATTACGAAGTCCTGCTGGCTGGCAAGGATCTGGCGAAGACAACCGTATCGATGGTCCTCAACGCCGGGTCGCCGGCCATGCTCGGGCTTTATCTCGCGGCGGCCAAGCGCCGCGGTTTCGCGTTCGACAAGCTTGGCGGTAATCTCACCAACTACATCTGGGATTTCTTTGGTCATAGCGGCGGGACGAACTTCTCGCCGCGCGGCAGCTACCGGCTGATCGCCGATATCGCGTCCTATTGCGCCGAGCATGTGCCGCTCTGGAATCCGCTCACCATCAGCGAGCATAATATTTGCGAAGCTGGCGCTACGAACGTCCAGGCCGTCGCCTATTCGATTGCCGCGATCATCGCGGTCAACGAAGAGTGCGTCAAACTTGGCATCGATCCCGACGCCGTCGTGCCGCGTTTCGGGTTCCACGTCCGCTACGGCGAGAATTTCTTCGAAGAGGTGGCGAAGACCCGCGCTTTGCGGCGGGTGTATGCGAAGGTGAACCGCGAGCGCTTCGGCTGCAAGAAGAACGCTTCGCTCCAGGCGCGCATTCATGCCCAGACCGCGGGCTCGCTGCTGACCGCCCAGCAGCCGCTGAACAATCTCGTCCGCAATGCTTATGGCGCGCTTGCGGCGGTCCTGTCGGGCGCCAACGGTATGACGATCAACGCTTATGACGAGGCGCTTGGTCTGCCGACTGAAGAAGCGGTGACGCTATCGCTTCGAACCAGCCAGATCATTGCCGAGGAAACCGGCGCCGTCCATGTGTCGGATCCGTTTGGCGGTTCCTATTATGTGGAATCGCTGACCGACGAGATCGAACGGCGGGTATTCGAAATCATCGCCGACATCGACGACCGGGGCGGACTGATCGCCTGCATCGAGTCAGGCTGGATCAAGCAGCAGGTTTCCGCCGCCGCATACCAGTGGCGCCAGGAGATCGAAAGCGGCGCGCGAACGATGGTGGGCGTCAACAAATATACCACCGACGAACCCGAGCAATTCGCGGTGTTCCAGCCCGATCCCGAAGCCGCGCGGCTGGCGATTGCCGATGTCGAGCGGCATCGCCTCGAGCGCGATGCCGCTCGCTGCGCGGCGGCGCTGGATAGTCTCCGCCGTGCGGCGGTCGAGGTCAATGAGGGCCGCGCGATCGGATCGGTGATGGCGAACCTTGTCGCCGCGGCAGAAGCCGACGCGACGCTCGGCGAGATGCAGGCCATTCTTCACCAGGTCTTCGGGCGCAACAAATAG
- a CDS encoding cobalamin-dependent protein (Presence of a B(12) (cobalamin)-binding domain implies dependence on cobalamin itself, in one of its several forms, or in some unusual lineages, dependence on a cobalamin-like analog.): MPDTAPKPRVLLTKSFIDSHDRAIATIALALRDAAMEVVLIDYEQPEDVVTVALQEDVDIIGLSFMSGGQVETTQKIVAELQRRDVPDLPVVVGGVIRPFDVAPLEEVGVKEIFRGGAPLADVVATFDRLARAYRSRV; encoded by the coding sequence ATGCCAGATACTGCGCCAAAGCCGCGCGTCCTCCTGACCAAGAGCTTCATCGACAGCCACGATCGCGCCATCGCGACGATCGCGCTCGCCTTGCGCGACGCCGCGATGGAAGTGGTGCTGATCGACTATGAACAGCCCGAGGATGTGGTCACAGTCGCGCTTCAGGAGGATGTGGACATCATCGGACTGAGCTTCATGTCCGGCGGCCAGGTCGAGACGACGCAAAAGATCGTCGCCGAATTACAGCGCCGCGATGTCCCCGACTTGCCGGTGGTGGTGGGCGGCGTAATTCGCCCGTTCGACGTCGCGCCGCTGGAGGAGGTCGGTGTGAAAGAGATTTTCCGCGGCGGCGCCCCGCTTGCGGATGTCGTCGCGACCTTCGATCGGCTCGCGCGCGCCTATCGGAGTCGCGTTTGA
- the meaB gene encoding methylmalonyl Co-A mutase-associated GTPase MeaB, with protein MTATRAGPDAASLLTAVRGRDSLAIARAITAIENRSALGTELAVAVRGRANSCRSLGVTGPPGAGKSSLINALLPELLPRYRRVAILTVDPSSPISGGAVLGDRVRMAAHSANPDVFIRSLAARGHLGGVTRTTRSVMDLLAAAEMDLVIVETVGTGQSEVEVAELTDVKIVVSAPGLGDEMQAIKAGVLEIADLLVVNKADLPDAARTTAHLKAMLHHSGPDDRRSVLSVSTLSQDGLKALGDAVEAKFAGLLSEPPNPAVGRAISRSMLARDVADAAAALVSGSDDSRIAAILEDMTAGKLSRREGAAAALELLADLDAL; from the coding sequence TTGACCGCCACGCGCGCAGGCCCTGACGCGGCGTCGCTGCTGACGGCGGTCCGCGGCCGCGATTCGCTGGCCATTGCGCGCGCGATTACGGCGATCGAAAACCGCTCGGCTTTGGGAACGGAACTGGCGGTCGCGGTGCGCGGCCGCGCCAATTCGTGCCGAAGCCTCGGGGTGACGGGTCCGCCGGGCGCAGGCAAATCCTCGCTCATCAACGCGCTGCTGCCCGAATTGCTGCCGAGATATCGCCGCGTCGCGATCCTGACGGTCGATCCCTCGAGCCCGATCAGCGGCGGCGCGGTCCTGGGCGACCGCGTTCGCATGGCTGCGCATAGTGCGAACCCGGACGTGTTCATCAGGTCGCTTGCCGCACGCGGCCATCTCGGCGGTGTGACGCGAACCACACGCTCAGTCATGGATCTGCTGGCGGCGGCAGAAATGGATCTCGTGATCGTCGAAACGGTCGGCACGGGGCAGTCCGAAGTCGAAGTGGCCGAGCTGACCGATGTGAAAATCGTGGTCTCTGCGCCCGGCCTTGGCGATGAGATGCAGGCCATCAAGGCGGGCGTATTGGAGATTGCCGACCTGCTGGTCGTCAACAAGGCGGACCTTCCGGACGCCGCGCGAACGACCGCGCATCTGAAAGCGATGCTCCACCATTCGGGCCCTGATGACCGCCGGTCCGTGCTCTCGGTTTCGACGCTGAGCCAGGATGGCCTCAAAGCGCTCGGCGACGCGGTTGAGGCCAAGTTCGCGGGGCTTCTTTCTGAACCGCCAAATCCCGCCGTGGGCCGCGCGATCTCGCGGTCGATGCTTGCGCGGGATGTGGCCGATGCCGCTGCAGCGCTGGTGAGCGGTTCCGACGATTCTCGTATCGCCGCGATCCTGGAAGACATGACGGCCGGCAAATTGTCGCGGCGCGAGGGCGCCGCCGCCGCCCTCGAATTGCTCGCCGATCTCGACGCCCTTTAG
- a CDS encoding SDR family NAD(P)-dependent oxidoreductase, whose product MTTDLFSLSGRVALVTGASSGIGRGLALGLAAAGARVVAVARRADRLDGLVREIEQSGGSALAAQADVTDAESIERAFDAAENAYGIVNVIVSNAGVTDARNFLKIDAAARDAVFDTNLRGVWNVGQAAARRLVAAKAGGSIINVASVLGLGVQPGLASYCASKGAVIQLTRSMAIDLTKHNIRVNALAPGWFKTELNEEFFDSPTGIERIAQMPARRLGKIEELVGPVVMLASDAGSFINGSVIAVDGALNALIA is encoded by the coding sequence GTGACCACTGACCTGTTTTCGCTTTCCGGGCGTGTTGCCCTTGTCACGGGCGCGTCGAGCGGCATCGGCCGGGGGCTCGCGCTGGGGCTGGCCGCGGCGGGCGCGCGCGTCGTTGCGGTTGCGCGCAGAGCGGATCGGCTCGACGGCCTCGTGCGTGAAATCGAGCAATCGGGAGGAAGCGCGCTGGCCGCGCAGGCGGACGTGACCGATGCCGAGAGCATCGAACGGGCGTTCGATGCTGCGGAGAATGCCTACGGAATTGTCAACGTCATCGTGAGCAATGCCGGCGTCACCGACGCGCGTAATTTCCTGAAGATCGATGCCGCGGCGCGCGACGCCGTCTTTGACACCAATCTTCGCGGCGTCTGGAACGTGGGTCAGGCCGCCGCTCGCAGACTGGTCGCCGCCAAGGCGGGCGGCTCGATCATCAATGTGGCATCCGTTCTGGGGCTCGGCGTCCAACCCGGCCTGGCAAGCTACTGTGCCTCGAAGGGTGCCGTCATCCAACTTACCCGTTCGATGGCGATTGACCTGACCAAGCATAATATTCGCGTCAATGCCTTGGCTCCCGGCTGGTTCAAGACCGAGCTCAACGAGGAGTTCTTTGACAGCCCGACCGGCATCGAACGCATCGCGCAGATGCCGGCGCGCCGCCTCGGCAAGATTGAAGAGCTGGTCGGCCCCGTCGTTATGCTGGCGAGCGATGCGGGCTCTTTTATCAATGGCTCCGTCATCGCGGTCGACGGTGCGCTGAACGCACTGATTGCCTGA
- a CDS encoding CoA transferase, translated as MSDGPSGFLSPYRVLDVTNHRGLLAGHMLAQLGADVVQMEPIGGSDGRRQPPFASDWSAEDSSFYWAAYASGKRSILCDPETDPDMWARLLGSADILLESAAPCDGRPDWLDPAAVAALNPRLVHVSITPYGLTGPKRDWLDSELTLWAAGGPLLLTRDNEGRPLRISAPQAYLHGAATAAGAALVGQAERLRSGTGQHIDLAILQTLPQCTLGAVIAASIGHENFVPRPGSTLSGGKGGPMDLSGSGSLTRRSKWPIADGLAEMHLAMGPATGPSTNKLFAWMIEEAALPEIFHDWDWTTLHGRLESDISWEMLEEARRHVSAFLARFRKRDLMQIALDRGIRIAPIETIADLLASEQFAARGYLATVAGPEGAYSLPWGFGGDCPGGFARPTAAPRLNADRDQILDQWSAVRRPAESATEPSLQPLAGLKVLDLAWVVAGPLIGRNLADYGATVIRIESAKRVETARLMGPFPAGEYDVQRSALYETCNAGKLGLSLDLSKPEARDIVRSLARWADVLVESFTPGQMARWGLSYEALAKDNPGLVMVSTSLTGQSGPFASYSGYGNHGAAIAGFQNLVGMEGATPVGPYGPYTDFVAPRFGIPATLAALDYRRRTGRGCWLDVSQTEAGVQFLAAQIAETSVTGKVQGPMGNRDLAMAPHGVFRTDADDSWIAIAVQSDVQWERLAAILQIDEPGWKTFQGRKADEDALERRLEQWTARQEVAAIELLLQENGIPAHRLVSIEEFASDPQIVAREHLVHLPHSLSGTAVVEASPFNLARTPAEYARSAPCYGRDNHLVLTEILGLDAAKIEALHEAGILT; from the coding sequence ATGAGCGACGGCCCGAGCGGCTTCCTTTCGCCCTATCGGGTTTTGGATGTTACCAATCACAGGGGTCTCCTGGCTGGGCATATGCTGGCGCAGCTTGGCGCCGATGTCGTTCAAATGGAACCAATCGGAGGCAGCGATGGCCGGCGTCAGCCCCCTTTCGCTTCCGATTGGAGCGCAGAAGACAGCTCCTTCTACTGGGCAGCCTATGCCTCGGGGAAGCGTTCGATCCTCTGCGATCCGGAGACTGATCCGGACATGTGGGCGCGGCTTCTGGGATCGGCCGACATTCTGCTGGAGTCCGCTGCTCCCTGCGATGGTCGCCCGGACTGGCTCGATCCCGCTGCGGTCGCCGCGCTCAATCCAAGATTGGTTCATGTATCGATAACGCCATATGGCTTGACGGGTCCCAAAAGGGACTGGCTGGATAGCGAACTGACGCTCTGGGCAGCGGGCGGGCCGTTGCTCCTCACCCGCGACAACGAAGGACGGCCGCTGCGGATTAGCGCACCCCAAGCGTATCTCCACGGCGCAGCAACCGCAGCCGGGGCCGCTTTGGTGGGCCAGGCCGAGCGACTCCGAAGCGGGACAGGTCAGCACATCGATCTGGCCATCCTCCAGACTCTTCCGCAGTGTACGTTGGGCGCTGTTATCGCCGCGTCGATCGGCCACGAGAATTTCGTACCCCGACCGGGATCCACATTATCGGGCGGCAAAGGCGGGCCAATGGATCTTAGCGGGAGCGGCTCGCTGACCCGGCGATCGAAGTGGCCGATTGCCGACGGGCTTGCGGAAATGCATCTGGCGATGGGACCCGCGACTGGTCCGTCGACCAACAAATTGTTTGCATGGATGATCGAGGAAGCCGCACTTCCGGAGATCTTTCACGACTGGGACTGGACGACGCTACACGGACGGCTCGAAAGCGACATCAGCTGGGAAATGCTCGAGGAGGCTCGCCGCCATGTGTCGGCCTTCCTCGCGCGATTCCGCAAGAGGGACCTCATGCAGATCGCGCTCGACCGTGGCATCCGCATCGCGCCGATCGAAACCATCGCCGATCTTCTGGCAAGCGAACAGTTTGCGGCGCGAGGCTATCTCGCGACGGTCGCGGGTCCCGAAGGAGCCTATTCGCTGCCATGGGGCTTTGGCGGCGATTGCCCTGGCGGGTTCGCGCGGCCCACTGCCGCGCCGAGACTGAATGCCGACCGAGATCAGATCCTCGACCAATGGTCGGCGGTTCGTCGTCCGGCTGAAAGCGCGACCGAGCCATCACTTCAACCCCTCGCCGGCCTCAAGGTGCTCGACCTGGCCTGGGTCGTGGCTGGGCCGCTTATCGGCCGCAACCTCGCCGACTATGGCGCGACGGTTATCCGGATTGAGTCAGCGAAGCGTGTCGAGACGGCGCGATTGATGGGTCCGTTTCCAGCGGGCGAATATGATGTGCAGCGGTCCGCACTTTATGAGACCTGCAACGCCGGAAAACTCGGGCTGTCGCTCGATCTGTCCAAACCGGAAGCACGCGACATCGTGCGATCACTGGCGCGCTGGGCCGATGTTCTGGTCGAATCCTTCACGCCGGGGCAGATGGCGCGCTGGGGCCTGTCTTATGAAGCGCTGGCGAAGGATAATCCGGGTCTGGTCATGGTCAGTACGTCACTGACCGGCCAATCAGGACCGTTCGCCAGCTACTCGGGCTACGGCAACCATGGCGCAGCGATCGCTGGCTTCCAGAATCTCGTGGGGATGGAAGGGGCGACTCCGGTCGGACCCTATGGCCCTTACACGGATTTCGTCGCGCCGCGCTTCGGTATCCCCGCCACGTTAGCCGCGCTGGACTATCGTCGACGTACCGGTAGGGGATGCTGGCTAGACGTGTCGCAGACCGAAGCTGGCGTCCAGTTCCTTGCTGCCCAAATCGCAGAAACATCGGTTACGGGCAAGGTACAGGGGCCGATGGGCAATCGCGACCTCGCCATGGCACCGCACGGCGTTTTCCGGACCGACGCCGACGATAGTTGGATCGCAATCGCTGTGCAGTCAGATGTGCAATGGGAACGGCTTGCCGCGATCTTGCAAATCGACGAGCCCGGCTGGAAAACATTTCAGGGAAGGAAAGCCGACGAGGACGCTCTGGAACGTCGGCTCGAGCAGTGGACTGCGAGGCAGGAGGTCGCGGCGATCGAGTTGCTGTTGCAGGAAAACGGCATCCCTGCGCATCGTCTGGTTTCGATCGAAGAATTTGCCTCAGATCCGCAGATCGTGGCGCGTGAGCATCTGGTGCACCTCCCGCATTCGCTCTCGGGCACCGCTGTCGTCGAGGCGTCGCCTTTCAATCTCGCACGCACGCCGGCCGAATATGCGCGATCCGCGCCCTGTTATGGCCGCGACAACCATCTTGTCCTGACGGAAATCTTGGGGCTTGATGCGGCGAAGATAGAGGCGCTCCACGAGGCGGGGATTCTGACCTGA
- a CDS encoding DUF2274 domain-containing protein, whose amino-acid sequence MSKLRLGPIADDKPVKLAIELPGALHRELVAYAEVHAKATGLAKPMSPEKIAVPMIERFIATDRGFATERRRR is encoded by the coding sequence ATGAGTAAACTCAGACTAGGACCTATCGCCGACGACAAGCCCGTGAAGCTCGCGATCGAATTGCCGGGTGCCCTGCACCGCGAGCTGGTCGCCTATGCCGAAGTGCATGCGAAGGCAACAGGCCTCGCCAAGCCCATGTCGCCCGAGAAGATAGCCGTTCCTATGATCGAGCGTTTTATAGCGACCGACCGCGGCTTCGCGACCGAACGTCGCCGGCGCTAA
- a CDS encoding TrbI/VirB10 family protein yields MTVPADRTALEAEAPGDDEGLTPGHDADAFRLRGEPPRVMRLSRKTMAIIGAVGCTAIGGALLIALQPRAAKTPENLYSVDGANKAEVVTGAPADYGKIPKLGPPLPGDLGRPIVAAQQNGEAIPVPPMGPPPPGGRSPVDEARERARQERQAATASQLFLGRGAATSPAAEALGALDLPAPAGETALQTPAAARRAFLDGGPAAPFESAERLREASSPYVLQAGSLIPAALITGIRSDLPGQVTAQVTQNVYDSPTGRILLIPQGARLVGEYDSEIAAGQERVLLAWDRLILPGGRSIRLDRQPGVDARGMAGLADRTDHHWGSVLGGALISTLLGIGAELGSDGDDALLRALRDGSQDTANQAGRRLVERQMNLPPTLTIRPGYALRVLVTRDLIIDPEGGAR; encoded by the coding sequence GTGACGGTCCCCGCCGATCGGACGGCCCTGGAGGCCGAAGCGCCGGGCGATGACGAGGGTTTGACCCCCGGCCATGATGCCGATGCCTTCCGGCTGCGCGGCGAGCCGCCGCGCGTCATGCGCCTGTCGCGCAAGACGATGGCCATCATCGGCGCCGTTGGATGCACCGCAATCGGCGGGGCGCTGCTCATCGCTTTGCAGCCAAGGGCAGCGAAGACGCCTGAGAATCTTTATTCGGTCGATGGGGCCAACAAGGCCGAGGTCGTGACGGGCGCGCCCGCCGATTATGGCAAGATCCCGAAACTCGGGCCGCCGCTTCCCGGCGATCTCGGGCGCCCGATCGTCGCCGCGCAGCAGAATGGCGAGGCCATCCCCGTGCCACCGATGGGTCCTCCGCCGCCCGGCGGTCGATCTCCCGTCGACGAGGCGCGCGAGCGGGCGCGGCAGGAGCGCCAAGCCGCGACAGCGAGCCAGCTCTTTCTGGGTCGCGGCGCCGCGACCAGTCCAGCCGCCGAGGCGCTCGGCGCGCTCGACCTGCCCGCTCCCGCGGGCGAAACGGCTCTACAGACCCCGGCAGCGGCGCGGCGCGCCTTTCTGGATGGCGGGCCAGCGGCGCCGTTCGAAAGCGCCGAGCGCCTCCGCGAGGCTTCCTCGCCCTATGTGCTTCAGGCCGGCAGTCTCATCCCTGCGGCGCTGATCACCGGAATCCGGTCCGACCTTCCCGGGCAGGTGACCGCACAGGTCACCCAGAATGTCTATGACAGCCCGACCGGGCGCATCCTGCTCATTCCGCAAGGTGCGCGCCTTGTCGGCGAATATGACAGCGAGATCGCCGCAGGGCAGGAGCGCGTGCTGCTCGCTTGGGACCGGCTGATCCTGCCGGGAGGGCGATCGATCAGGCTCGACCGCCAGCCGGGCGTCGATGCGCGGGGCATGGCCGGCCTCGCCGACCGTACCGATCATCATTGGGGATCGGTCCTGGGTGGCGCGCTGATCTCCACCTTGCTCGGCATCGGCGCCGAACTAGGCTCGGACGGCGATGACGCGCTTCTACGGGCACTTCGCGACGGGTCGCAGGATACGGCCAACCAAGCGGGTCGGCGGCTCGTCGAGCGCCAGATGAACCTCCCCCCGACTCTCACCATTCGTCCCGGTTACGCGCTCCGCGTCCTCGTTACCCGCGATCTGATCATCGACCCCGAGGGAGGCGCGCGATGA
- the trbG gene encoding P-type conjugative transfer protein TrbG, whose translation MLFLLAAPAAAGDSGDPRQRVGRANAEARVQPDRQGYRNAIQQYAWSEGALFQVYAAPGQVTDIVLQEGEQLVGPGPVASGDTVRWIIGDTVSGAGARRRVHILVKPTRSDIMTNMVINTDRRTYHVELRATAAAYMASVSWTYPADELIALQAAEAEAARLAPVAGAIDLAALNFRYRIGGDKTAWRPVRAFDDGRQLFIEFGEDIATGDMPPLFVLGAKDEAELVNYRVQGRYIIVDRLFERGELRLGAGKQARVVRIEREIARRRGRS comes from the coding sequence ATGCTCTTCCTGCTCGCCGCGCCTGCCGCCGCGGGCGATTCCGGCGACCCGCGCCAGCGCGTCGGCCGCGCCAATGCCGAGGCCCGCGTTCAGCCCGACCGCCAAGGCTATCGCAACGCGATCCAGCAATATGCATGGTCCGAAGGGGCGCTGTTCCAGGTCTATGCCGCGCCGGGGCAAGTCACCGACATCGTCCTGCAAGAAGGCGAACAGCTCGTCGGTCCGGGGCCGGTCGCTTCGGGCGATACCGTGCGCTGGATCATCGGCGACACGGTGAGCGGTGCCGGCGCGCGGCGGCGCGTGCATATCCTCGTGAAGCCCACCCGGTCGGACATCATGACCAACATGGTCATCAACACCGATCGTAGAACCTATCATGTCGAGCTGCGCGCGACCGCCGCGGCTTATATGGCCTCGGTATCCTGGACCTATCCGGCCGATGAGCTGATCGCGCTGCAGGCGGCGGAGGCCGAGGCGGCGCGCCTCGCACCCGTCGCAGGGGCGATCGATCTTGCGGCGCTCAACTTTCGGTACCGGATCGGCGGTGACAAGACGGCGTGGCGGCCTGTGCGCGCCTTCGACGACGGGCGTCAGCTCTTCATCGAGTTTGGCGAGGATATCGCCACCGGCGACATGCCGCCGCTGTTCGTGCTCGGCGCCAAGGACGAAGCCGAGTTGGTCAACTACCGCGTACAGGGGCGCTACATAATCGTCGATCGCCTGTTCGAGCGCGGCGAGCTTCGGCTCGGCGCCGGCAAGCAGGCGCGCGTCGTCCGGATCGAGCGCGAAATCGCGCGCCGCCGGGGGCGGTCGTGA
- the trbF gene encoding conjugal transfer protein TrbF, protein MFRRPHQHYGKSPEPVTPYQRAAQVWDDRIGSARVQAKNWRLAFFGCLVVSGGLAAGLVWQASRGTITPWVVEVDRLGEARAVAPADGDYRPADPQIAFHLARFIEHVRSIPADPVVLRADWLSAYDFASASGAQALNDYARTNDPFAEVGKVQVAVDVSSVIRASKDSFRIAWSERRYQDGSLIERSRWSAIVTVTIQPPRTPDALRKNPLGLFVTAINWSKELSQ, encoded by the coding sequence ATGTTCCGACGACCGCACCAACATTATGGCAAGAGCCCCGAACCGGTGACCCCTTATCAGCGCGCCGCGCAGGTCTGGGACGACCGCATCGGATCGGCGCGCGTCCAGGCGAAAAACTGGCGGCTCGCCTTCTTCGGGTGTCTGGTCGTGTCGGGCGGTCTCGCCGCCGGGCTCGTCTGGCAGGCTTCGCGCGGAACGATCACGCCCTGGGTGGTGGAAGTCGACCGGCTTGGCGAAGCCCGCGCCGTCGCCCCCGCCGATGGCGACTATCGGCCGGCCGATCCGCAGATCGCTTTCCACCTCGCGCGCTTCATCGAACATGTCCGATCGATCCCCGCCGATCCGGTGGTTCTGCGCGCCGACTGGCTCAGCGCCTATGACTTTGCGAGCGCCAGTGGCGCGCAGGCGCTCAACGATTATGCGCGCACCAACGATCCCTTTGCCGAGGTCGGCAAGGTCCAGGTCGCGGTCGATGTCTCGAGCGTCATCCGCGCGTCCAAGGACAGCTTCCGCATCGCATGGAGCGAGCGCCGCTATCAGGACGGCAGTCTGATCGAGCGCTCGCGCTGGTCGGCGATCGTCACCGTCACGATCCAGCCGCCACGCACCCCAGACGCCCTGCGCAAGAACCCGCTCGGGCTTTTTGTCACCGCTATCAACTGGTCGAAGGAACTCAGCCAATGA
- the trbL gene encoding P-type conjugative transfer protein TrbL — MNDTGVIDNFLSVFSTYIDSGFGLLGGEVGFLSSTLIVIDVTIAALFWAWGTDEDVLQRLVKKTLYIGVFAFIIGNFQALSVILLESFAGLGLKASGGGLAIGDFMRPGMIAATGLDAAEPLLDATADLVGPVGLFTNFVQILILLIAWVIVVLAFFILAVQVFVTILEFKLVTLAGFVLLPFAFFNRTAFMAERVLGHVISSGIKLLVLAMITGIGVTLFERFMQGGLGTEPDIREVMAIALGALTLLGLGIFGPSVANGIVAGGPQLGAGAAAGTTLAAGATIAAGAAGATLATGAAASMAGKGAAGASRAAGSASASYARGAAGKSGMRAFGAGMANVARDAASGAGSPLRQAAARLRQNFAAGQAGKATPAPGADASAPPTWAAAMKRRQAITSGATIGAQTLKQGDSHGAGSSPDISQKD, encoded by the coding sequence ATGAACGACACTGGCGTCATCGACAATTTCCTTTCGGTCTTCTCGACCTACATCGACAGCGGCTTCGGGCTGCTCGGCGGCGAGGTCGGCTTTCTGTCCTCGACCTTGATCGTGATCGATGTGACGATCGCCGCGCTCTTCTGGGCCTGGGGGACCGACGAGGATGTCCTCCAGCGCCTCGTCAAGAAGACGCTCTACATCGGCGTCTTCGCCTTCATCATCGGCAATTTCCAGGCGCTCAGCGTCATCCTGCTCGAAAGCTTCGCAGGGCTTGGGCTGAAGGCGAGCGGCGGCGGACTCGCGATCGGCGACTTCATGCGCCCCGGCATGATCGCCGCGACCGGTCTCGACGCCGCCGAGCCCTTGCTCGATGCGACCGCCGACCTTGTCGGCCCGGTCGGGCTCTTCACCAACTTCGTCCAGATCCTCATCCTGCTGATCGCCTGGGTGATCGTCGTGCTCGCCTTCTTCATTCTCGCAGTGCAGGTCTTCGTCACCATTTTGGAATTCAAATTGGTGACGCTCGCAGGCTTCGTCCTGCTGCCCTTCGCTTTCTTCAATCGCACCGCCTTCATGGCCGAGCGGGTACTCGGCCATGTCATCTCCTCGGGCATCAAATTGCTCGTCCTTGCTATGATCACCGGGATCGGCGTCACCCTTTTCGAGCGCTTCATGCAGGGCGGACTCGGCACCGAGCCCGATATCCGCGAAGTGATGGCAATCGCACTCGGGGCGCTGACCCTGCTCGGACTTGGCATCTTTGGACCGAGTGTTGCCAATGGCATCGTCGCTGGCGGTCCGCAGCTGGGAGCAGGCGCCGCTGCCGGCACCACGCTCGCCGCCGGTGCGACGATTGCCGCAGGCGCGGCGGGGGCGACGCTCGCGACAGGTGCCGCTGCGTCGATGGCCGGGAAGGGAGCAGCGGGAGCCTCGCGGGCCGCCGGATCGGCCTCGGCCTCCTATGCGCGCGGCGCGGCCGGAAAAAGCGGAATGCGCGCTTTCGGAGCGGGCATGGCCAATGTGGCACGCGACGCGGCAAGCGGAGCTGGATCGCCGCTGCGCCAGGCCGCAGCGCGCCTCCGCCAGAACTTTGCCGCGGGACAGGCCGGGAAGGCGACGCCTGCTCCCGGCGCCGACGCTTCGGCACCGCCGACATGGGCCGCGGCGATGAAGCGGCGGCAGGCGATTACCTCCGGCGCCACGATCGGCGCGCAGACACTGAAGCAAGGCGACAGCCATGGCGCCGGCTCATCCCCCGACATCAGCCAGAAGGATTGA